The Pseudomonadota bacterium genome contains a region encoding:
- a CDS encoding glutathione S-transferase family protein, with protein sequence MITIVSFSICPFVQRVTALLEAKGLAYTVSYINLSDPPPWFSELSPTGQVPLLVTEAGEALFESDAIVEYLDEIAPPLVAGLSPVQRAQDRAWSTQASKHYLPQCSAMQSADRAVLTEREAPLHAAFDRAEAAIGDGPYFRGNTLGNVDIAWLPLLHRAARVEAHSGHDLLQGHPKVKAWQHALADTGLFEASVSADFNADFDGFYLSERTYLGRGADPTEACAPRPAQPTSVCCG encoded by the coding sequence GTGATCACCATCGTCAGTTTCAGTATCTGCCCTTTCGTGCAACGCGTGACCGCCCTGCTCGAGGCCAAGGGCCTCGCCTACACGGTCAGCTACATCAACCTGAGCGACCCGCCACCCTGGTTCTCTGAACTGTCACCGACGGGCCAGGTGCCGCTGCTGGTCACCGAGGCGGGCGAGGCGCTGTTCGAGTCCGATGCGATCGTCGAGTACCTCGACGAGATCGCACCGCCGCTGGTCGCCGGCCTCTCACCGGTGCAACGCGCGCAGGACCGTGCCTGGAGCACGCAGGCCAGCAAGCACTACCTGCCGCAGTGCAGCGCCATGCAGAGCGCCGACCGCGCCGTGCTGACCGAGCGCGAAGCCCCGCTGCACGCGGCTTTCGACCGCGCCGAAGCCGCGATCGGCGACGGCCCGTATTTTCGCGGCAACACCCTGGGCAACGTCGACATCGCCTGGTTGCCGCTCCTGCACCGCGCTGCACGGGTCGAGGCGCACAGCGGGCACGACCTGCTGCAAGGCCACCCGAAGGTCAAGGCCTGGCAACACGCACTCGCCGACACCGGCCTGTTCGAGGCCTCGGTGTCAGCCGACTTTAACGCGGACTTCGACGGCTTCTACCTGTCCGAGCGCACCTACCTCGGCCGCGGTGCGGACCCAACCGAAGCCTGTGCCCCGCGGCCCGCACAGCCAACCAGCGTGTGTTGCGGCTGA